One genomic region from Bacillus sp. SLBN-46 encodes:
- a CDS encoding S1C family serine protease, producing the protein MDRLNENEFERNESNSSEITENTNASEPTEFENREGNSNAVDATFGAMGNEYERENVQPIKSEIEADEVMPPISEQARPTNQPSGENRKKRNVKGFASTLAAGIVGSVLTLAVLPHTDYLKNLYPDVENQQVNTAGQSGNTASSVKPVTTQPTAASSNSIADTVEKISKAIVGIVNYQQQQNNFYENQNSTQSVESGSGSGVIFQKNKDTAYIVTNNHVVEGASKLEISLYDGEKTTAEVVGTDALTDLAVLKIDAKYVTSTADFGDSSTLRPGDQVYAIGNPLGLNLSRTVTQGIVSATNRSISVTTSAGNWDTNVIQTDAAINPGNSGGALINPQGQVIGINSLKISESGVEGLGFAIPSNDLIPIVNQLIKNGKIDRPYLGVGLADLEEVPQMYWQNLPNNVKKGVMVMNIDPNSAAAKAGFKPKDIIVSMNGNAIANSSDLRKYLYSKVQTGDSIKFEVYRDGKLITLNTKLVNNSGA; encoded by the coding sequence ATGGATCGTTTGAATGAAAATGAATTCGAAAGAAATGAATCTAACTCATCTGAGATAACTGAAAATACAAATGCAAGTGAACCTACAGAATTTGAAAATAGAGAAGGAAATTCGAATGCAGTTGACGCAACTTTCGGTGCGATGGGGAACGAATACGAGAGGGAAAATGTACAACCAATAAAATCTGAAATTGAAGCGGATGAAGTCATGCCCCCGATAAGCGAGCAGGCTCGTCCTACTAATCAACCAAGTGGAGAAAATCGTAAGAAACGAAATGTAAAAGGGTTTGCTTCTACCCTGGCAGCAGGAATAGTTGGATCTGTTTTGACCTTGGCAGTTCTGCCACATACAGATTATTTAAAAAACCTATATCCTGATGTAGAAAATCAGCAAGTAAACACTGCGGGGCAGAGTGGAAATACTGCTTCATCAGTAAAACCCGTTACGACTCAACCTACTGCTGCTTCATCAAATTCTATTGCAGATACAGTAGAAAAGATTTCAAAAGCAATTGTCGGTATCGTCAATTACCAGCAGCAGCAGAACAACTTTTACGAAAACCAAAATTCAACCCAAAGTGTGGAAAGTGGATCTGGTTCGGGTGTTATCTTTCAAAAAAATAAAGACACCGCTTATATTGTTACCAATAATCACGTTGTTGAAGGGGCATCAAAACTTGAAATTTCATTGTATGATGGAGAAAAGACAACCGCAGAAGTTGTCGGAACAGATGCTCTTACAGATCTTGCAGTATTAAAAATTGATGCCAAATATGTCACTTCAACAGCAGACTTTGGAGATTCATCTACACTTCGCCCTGGTGACCAGGTATATGCGATTGGAAATCCACTTGGCTTGAATCTCTCAAGAACTGTTACTCAAGGAATTGTTAGTGCAACTAACCGGAGTATTTCTGTCACTACTTCAGCAGGAAATTGGGATACAAATGTTATTCAGACTGATGCAGCGATTAATCCTGGAAACAGTGGGGGTGCATTAATCAATCCACAAGGACAGGTAATTGGTATTAATAGCCTAAAAATCTCAGAGAGCGGTGTAGAAGGATTGGGTTTTGCAATACCTAGTAATGATCTCATTCCTATTGTGAATCAATTAATTAAAAATGGTAAGATTGATCGACCATACCTAGGAGTAGGACTTGCAGATTTAGAGGAAGTACCACAAATGTATTGGCAAAACCTACCGAATAATGTGAAAAAAGGTGTTATGGTTATGAACATTGACCCAAATTCTGCAGCAGCAAAGGCAGGATTCAAACCAAAAGATATCATTGTATCAATGAATGGAAATGCAATTGCGAATTCATCTGATTTAAGAAAATATCTGTACTCAAAGGTTCAAACAGGTGATTCCATTAAATTTGAAGTATATCGTGACGGGAAGCTTATCACATTAAATACAAAATTAGTCAATAATAGTGGTGCATAA
- a CDS encoding RAxF-45 family protein, with translation MKRSIFVRVQWLEALYFCRAIFHDVVSKGGSLPFYRNCIMNLER, from the coding sequence ATGAAACGTTCTATTTTTGTTCGCGTGCAATGGCTTGAAGCGCTATATTTTTGTCGCGCGATTTTTCATGATGTGGTTTCCAAAGGGGGAAGTCTGCCCTTTTATAGAAACTGCATAATGAATTTAGAACGATAA
- the abc-f gene encoding ribosomal protection-like ABC-F family protein, whose protein sequence is MIICSVNHIAKSYGGNLIFQDISLEILEGSRIGLVGRNGGGKTTLMKLLANQETVDEGVIHWKKGLKIGYLAQIPDYKSLTVKEVLKTAFAQLIDVETKLQQLEIEMGQEISPQHLQRLMDQYGKLQDDFIVNGGYEMDAQLERIANGLNITGLLDKDFSSLSGGEKTKVGLGLSLLINPDLLLLDEPTNHLDLKAIEWLGTFLNEFKGTIVLISHDRYFLDEVVNKVLEMEDGEVDLYHTNFSGYVKEKEERLLREFQEYQEQQRKIKKMKEAIKRLRDWANRSNPPSAALHKRATNMQRALDRIEKLERPKIDVKKMAIDFEANDRSGKDVIVLEDVSKAFGDRILFEHVNMHVQYKDRMAIVGENGTGKSTLLKMILKQMEADKGIVKVGSNVKLGYLSQHVFEDIDDELLIDVFRSEVVVNEGEARHILARFLFYGPAVFRKVNQLSGGERMRLRLAQLMYQDINLLILDEPTNHLDIDSCEVLEEALEQFNGTIVAVSHDRYFLNKLFNKIYWLQNGTVHFFDGNYDWAKEKLRGI, encoded by the coding sequence ATGATCATTTGTAGCGTAAATCATATAGCAAAATCCTATGGTGGAAATCTGATTTTTCAAGACATATCATTGGAGATTCTTGAAGGAAGCAGAATTGGACTCGTCGGCCGTAATGGTGGCGGAAAAACAACCTTAATGAAATTATTGGCTAACCAAGAAACAGTGGATGAAGGTGTCATCCATTGGAAAAAAGGGTTGAAAATTGGATATTTGGCACAGATTCCTGACTATAAAAGCCTAACGGTTAAGGAAGTTTTAAAAACTGCTTTTGCCCAATTAATAGATGTTGAAACAAAACTTCAGCAATTAGAAATAGAAATGGGGCAGGAAATCTCTCCACAACATTTGCAAAGATTAATGGATCAGTATGGAAAGCTTCAGGATGATTTTATTGTAAATGGCGGCTATGAAATGGATGCTCAATTGGAGCGGATTGCAAACGGTCTCAATATTACCGGCCTCCTTGATAAAGACTTCTCATCTTTAAGTGGCGGTGAGAAAACGAAGGTAGGTCTTGGTTTAAGCTTACTAATTAATCCCGATCTCCTATTACTCGATGAACCAACCAACCATTTAGATCTTAAGGCAATTGAATGGCTAGGTACATTCCTTAATGAATTTAAGGGAACAATTGTTCTTATCTCGCATGACCGTTACTTTTTAGATGAAGTAGTTAATAAGGTACTGGAAATGGAAGATGGAGAAGTTGATTTGTACCATACGAATTTCAGTGGTTATGTAAAGGAGAAAGAAGAGCGGTTATTAAGAGAATTTCAGGAGTATCAGGAACAACAACGAAAAATTAAGAAAATGAAAGAAGCGATTAAGCGGCTTCGCGATTGGGCCAATCGATCCAATCCTCCGAGCGCTGCCCTTCATAAACGTGCAACCAATATGCAAAGGGCACTTGACCGAATCGAAAAACTAGAACGTCCGAAGATTGATGTGAAGAAAATGGCGATCGACTTTGAAGCCAATGACCGTAGCGGAAAAGATGTAATCGTACTAGAGGATGTTTCAAAGGCTTTTGGGGACCGCATTTTATTCGAACATGTCAATATGCACGTTCAATATAAGGACCGAATGGCGATTGTCGGTGAGAACGGAACGGGAAAATCGACGCTATTAAAAATGATCCTAAAGCAAATGGAAGCAGATAAAGGAATTGTCAAAGTAGGAAGCAATGTTAAATTGGGCTATTTATCACAGCATGTCTTTGAGGATATTGATGATGAATTGTTAATTGATGTTTTTCGATCTGAAGTTGTGGTAAACGAAGGAGAGGCCCGTCATATACTAGCTCGATTCCTATTTTACGGTCCAGCTGTATTTCGAAAAGTAAATCAACTTAGTGGCGGAGAGCGGATGCGTCTTAGACTTGCGCAGTTGATGTATCAAGATATCAACCTGCTAATATTGGATGAACCAACGAACCATTTGGATATTGATTCTTGTGAAGTACTTGAAGAAGCACTAGAACAATTTAACGGAACAATAGTAGCTGTTTCTCATGACCGTTATTTCCTCAATAAATTATTTAATAAAATTTATTGGCTTCAAAATGGTACAGTTCACTTTTTTGATGGAAATTACGACTGGGCAAAAGAGAAATTGAGGGGAATTTGA
- a CDS encoding Na+/H+ antiporter NhaC family protein translates to MQKTKIVIIILSLVSLLLPSWYLAGTINQMVKIALYLINPHHFIILSFLVAMFFSMLLGTTVGTLSAIGIPILGTATVLHLPIEIVAGALVSGAFVGDRTSPFSSSHQLLSHTVEVPVQKQWKAMLLTTIVAIGICFIIYGLLDSFYSNKIVIKSNTFAWGDLSVITFIPPLVLIGFVVCRLSIIYAFLSSILSAAMIALAKGIIFSKISAAFWFGINGLGGGFVHMYELLLFLALAGAYNGLLEELNVIQPYLDQWLKSSRSLFGDTMKTLLATLLISVIAANQTLPIILTGRSFLPHWSKKYGNEELARVMGDSTMLFPGMVPWSVLAIMCSTIVGLPLIDYLPYAFFLWGLPVLTVLFSFLKQVLLRKGNNAATI, encoded by the coding sequence ATGCAAAAAACAAAAATTGTCATTATTATCCTCTCTTTAGTTAGTCTTTTATTACCTTCATGGTATTTAGCAGGAACGATTAATCAGATGGTTAAGATTGCACTTTACCTAATTAATCCACACCATTTCATTATTCTGTCATTCCTTGTTGCCATGTTTTTCTCGATGCTTCTTGGTACAACAGTTGGTACGTTAAGTGCGATTGGCATTCCTATTTTAGGCACTGCTACAGTTCTTCATCTTCCAATAGAGATAGTCGCAGGAGCATTGGTGTCTGGTGCTTTTGTCGGTGATCGAACGTCGCCATTTTCAAGTAGTCATCAATTATTATCACATACTGTTGAAGTGCCGGTACAAAAACAGTGGAAAGCTATGTTATTGACTACGATTGTAGCCATAGGAATTTGTTTTATTATATATGGTCTTTTGGACTCTTTTTATTCAAATAAAATAGTAATAAAATCAAATACATTTGCTTGGGGTGATCTTTCGGTGATTACATTTATTCCACCCCTTGTATTAATTGGATTTGTGGTATGTCGATTAAGTATCATTTATGCATTTCTTTCTAGTATTCTATCAGCTGCCATGATTGCTTTAGCAAAAGGGATTATCTTTTCAAAAATCAGCGCGGCCTTTTGGTTTGGAATTAATGGTCTTGGAGGAGGGTTCGTGCATATGTATGAGCTGCTCTTATTCCTTGCCTTGGCGGGTGCCTATAATGGTTTATTAGAAGAGTTGAATGTCATTCAGCCTTATTTAGATCAATGGCTGAAATCTTCACGGTCATTATTTGGTGACACGATGAAAACTCTATTAGCAACGTTACTAATTAGCGTCATAGCCGCAAATCAAACATTGCCAATTATCTTAACAGGAAGATCCTTTCTACCACATTGGTCTAAAAAATATGGGAACGAAGAATTGGCTAGAGTGATGGGTGATTCAACGATGCTATTTCCAGGGATGGTCCCATGGAGCGTCCTTGCCATTATGTGCAGTACGATTGTAGGACTTCCCCTGATTGATTATCTACCTTATGCATTCTTTTTATGGGGGTTGCCAGTCCTAACCGTCTTATTCTCATTTTTGAAACAAGTCCTTTTACGTAAAGGAAACAATGCTGCAACTATTTAA
- a CDS encoding YitT family protein, with protein sequence MLKKLAIIGFGSTMLGIGINGFILPFHLINGGLFGVSLLIKYLFGFKAGIIFILLNIPVYMFAYKSDRMYFYNGLIGAVLSGFMIELLLPLNGRFHFSILNSVIVGSIIIGIGVGVMLRNHISPGGMDLLALLISKWSKINVGVIMVVMDGMIILTGLVLLQNARLLYSLLVISIVGLLATIITSYPRVQSNTI encoded by the coding sequence ATGCTAAAAAAATTGGCTATTATCGGCTTTGGCAGTACTATGTTGGGAATAGGTATTAATGGCTTCATTCTTCCTTTTCATTTAATTAATGGAGGACTCTTTGGAGTTAGCCTGTTAATAAAGTATTTATTTGGTTTTAAAGCGGGAATTATTTTTATTCTTCTAAACATCCCTGTTTACATGTTTGCTTATAAATCCGATCGAATGTATTTTTATAATGGATTAATCGGTGCAGTGCTCTCTGGTTTTATGATTGAATTATTACTTCCGTTGAACGGAAGATTCCATTTCTCCATTCTAAATAGTGTAATAGTTGGTTCGATCATCATCGGTATTGGTGTTGGGGTGATGTTAAGAAATCATATTAGTCCTGGTGGTATGGATTTACTTGCTTTATTAATCTCTAAATGGTCTAAAATAAATGTGGGTGTCATTATGGTTGTAATGGATGGCATGATTATCCTTACTGGGCTTGTTTTACTCCAAAATGCTAGACTATTATATTCACTGTTAGTTATTTCAATAGTAGGTCTCCTAGCAACGATTATTACCTCTTATCCTCGTGTGCAGTCTAATACAATATAA
- a CDS encoding mismatch-specific DNA-glycosylase, translating to MKPVSDHLKEELSILFVGFNPSIRSSEVGHHYANPNNRFWRILYEAGITPRKYEAYEDANLLEIGYGLTNIVQRPTKAADEITKEEYEEGRKILKRKIEQLKPKLVCFVGKGVYQQYSGCKAVPWGAQKVSVVPGTIDFVAPSSSGLVRMKMDEIVEIYKQMTKLIVK from the coding sequence ATGAAACCTGTTAGTGACCACTTAAAGGAAGAATTAAGCATCCTGTTTGTAGGTTTTAACCCCAGTATTCGTTCTAGTGAGGTAGGGCATCATTATGCTAATCCCAATAATCGGTTTTGGAGAATTTTGTACGAAGCGGGGATTACACCTCGGAAATATGAGGCATATGAAGATGCTAATCTTTTGGAAATAGGATATGGGTTAACCAATATTGTCCAACGACCAACAAAAGCAGCGGATGAAATAACGAAGGAAGAGTACGAAGAGGGAAGAAAAATATTAAAACGGAAAATCGAACAACTTAAACCTAAACTAGTTTGCTTTGTTGGAAAGGGTGTATACCAGCAGTATAGCGGTTGCAAGGCCGTACCATGGGGGGCTCAAAAGGTGTCTGTCGTACCAGGAACCATTGATTTTGTAGCTCCGTCTTCGAGCGGATTAGTTAGAATGAAAATGGATGAAATTGTAGAGATCTATAAACAGATGACAAAATTAATCGTTAAATAA
- the shc gene encoding squalene--hopene cyclase → MTDTRKGMDWIIERLRHDQSPDGSWDYPFETGISTDAFTIILLRTLSINDEDLIQGLVKRIINKQEKNGAWKLFYDEGDGNLSATVEAYYACVYSGLINKEDKRLMTAQKFILSKGGLEEVSMFTKIMLAITGQYKWPAFSLLPIEVILLPLHFPINYYSFSIFGRANLTPIMILTDKLFAIKTPYSPDLSHLYIQRNSKNEWSRSRDYRSLYSFIKEGVKSLLGLPEQLHQLAIDRAEKYMLDRIEPDGTFYSYYSSTFLMIFALLSLGYKKSDPIITKAIAGIKSMQCEINGRPHMQYTTANLWNTSLISYSLQSAGVATSNEMVQKANQYLLERQHHKFGDWVVHNPRTMPGGWGFSDVNTINPDVDDTTAALRSLSRMVPSEAAAWDRGINWVLSMHNDDGGWPAFERNTNSKLLQFLPLEKAEFLIADPSSADLTGRTLEFFGNYTNLSNDHPSIKQGVQWLLRNQEKDGSWYGRWGICYIYGTWAAITGLLSAGVPSNHSSIVKAVTWLREIQNMDGGWGESCHSDSKKTYIPLNASTLTHTSWALDALISASKEATSDIKRGINYLLESLEKEDWTTSYPKGQGMAGGFYIHYQSYRYIFPLLALSHYHKKFGT, encoded by the coding sequence ATGACTGATACGAGAAAGGGTATGGATTGGATTATTGAACGACTTAGACATGACCAATCTCCCGATGGCTCATGGGACTATCCATTTGAGACAGGTATTTCAACTGATGCTTTTACCATCATTTTATTACGGACACTGTCAATAAATGATGAAGATTTAATTCAGGGTTTGGTAAAGAGAATTATTAACAAACAAGAAAAAAATGGGGCCTGGAAACTTTTTTACGATGAAGGTGATGGGAACCTATCTGCAACGGTTGAAGCCTACTATGCTTGTGTTTATTCGGGATTGATTAATAAAGAGGATAAACGGCTTATGACAGCTCAGAAATTTATTTTATCTAAAGGCGGTTTAGAAGAAGTTAGTATGTTCACAAAAATAATGCTCGCGATAACGGGTCAATACAAGTGGCCCGCCTTTTCTCTCCTACCCATTGAAGTAATCCTTCTACCCTTACACTTTCCTATTAACTATTATTCCTTTTCTATTTTCGGCAGGGCTAACCTTACTCCAATCATGATATTAACAGATAAACTGTTTGCAATAAAAACACCTTACAGTCCCGACCTATCTCATTTATATATACAACGAAATAGTAAAAATGAATGGAGCCGCTCCCGAGACTATCGTTCCTTATACTCGTTTATTAAAGAAGGCGTAAAAAGTTTACTAGGCTTACCCGAACAGCTTCACCAATTAGCCATTGATCGAGCAGAAAAGTATATGCTTGACCGGATTGAGCCAGACGGTACCTTTTATAGCTATTACAGCAGTACTTTTTTAATGATTTTTGCTCTCTTGTCTCTTGGATACAAAAAGAGTGACCCAATTATTACAAAGGCAATAGCCGGAATAAAGTCCATGCAGTGCGAAATCAATGGCAGGCCGCACATGCAATATACTACTGCCAATCTCTGGAACACTTCATTAATTAGCTATAGCTTGCAGTCCGCAGGGGTTGCTACAAGCAACGAAATGGTTCAGAAAGCCAATCAATATCTTCTTGAACGACAACATCATAAATTTGGAGATTGGGTGGTTCATAACCCTAGAACCATGCCAGGGGGCTGGGGTTTTTCCGATGTAAATACAATTAATCCTGATGTCGATGATACAACAGCTGCTTTACGATCACTATCTAGAATGGTACCCTCCGAAGCAGCGGCCTGGGACCGAGGAATTAATTGGGTCTTGTCCATGCACAACGATGATGGCGGCTGGCCAGCTTTTGAAAGAAACACAAATTCAAAACTACTACAGTTTCTTCCGCTAGAAAAAGCAGAATTTTTGATTGCTGATCCTTCAAGTGCTGATCTCACTGGCCGTACACTTGAATTTTTCGGAAATTATACGAACCTTTCAAACGATCACCCTTCTATCAAACAAGGCGTTCAATGGCTGCTACGAAATCAAGAAAAGGATGGCTCCTGGTATGGTAGATGGGGGATATGTTACATTTACGGAACATGGGCAGCAATTACGGGGTTATTATCCGCAGGGGTTCCTTCCAATCATTCTTCTATTGTAAAAGCTGTCACTTGGTTACGTGAGATTCAAAATATGGATGGGGGTTGGGGAGAATCATGCCATAGTGATAGTAAGAAAACGTATATCCCATTAAATGCAAGCACTTTAACACATACTTCCTGGGCACTAGATGCGTTAATTTCTGCCTCAAAAGAAGCAACATCTGATATAAAAAGAGGGATCAACTATTTACTTGAATCACTCGAAAAAGAAGATTGGACTACTTCATACCCAAAAGGACAAGGAATGGCCGGGGGTTTTTATATTCACTACCAAAGTTATCGGTATATTTTCCCACTCTTAGCCCTGTCACACTATCATAAAAAATTTGGCACCTAA
- a CDS encoding DUF2515 domain-containing protein, protein MSIFFSRNREKTVIESITQELKKKKNFPHSTSKLLKSEKALLEKIRIKTQDMNINNVTRTKAYFDFYLQFPDIHWAFLAHMVSRNGGWNMTDLQGEFLTRLMSKKERTLFFSFLERSNWLIFQDAYPQLLIYQESVKQNRSLFYLIPYLNISTFMETIWNYFWKNKDRFILTVALIINEQNYLESRVVQNSYYQNSVINKVEFLLQDLLSFNQILFPSEKTNVSGLTVHQFESLNKRILIGKKLYTILFKEKEVLKQSVEWANTHPHTGSRKDYWPHLFNNVNEGIPGFAYQLRLNSCQLRPGARKIYSPSLENAWKNVNHEDAEKGDWFIDWRVIEYFTESNEMINGEIKNEYCKTLEQLELAVLAKKAIHFLE, encoded by the coding sequence ATGTCTATCTTTTTTTCAAGAAATCGAGAAAAAACAGTGATAGAAAGCATAACCCAAGAATTAAAAAAGAAAAAGAATTTTCCGCACTCTACGTCTAAACTATTAAAAAGTGAAAAAGCCCTTTTAGAAAAAATTAGAATCAAAACACAAGATATGAATATCAACAATGTGACAAGAACAAAGGCCTACTTTGACTTCTACCTTCAATTTCCCGACATTCATTGGGCATTTCTTGCGCATATGGTTTCTCGGAATGGCGGATGGAACATGACAGACTTACAAGGGGAATTTTTAACCCGATTAATGTCTAAAAAAGAGAGAACATTATTTTTCAGCTTTTTAGAAAGAAGCAATTGGCTCATTTTTCAAGATGCTTATCCGCAATTACTGATCTATCAGGAAAGTGTGAAACAAAATAGGTCGCTATTTTACTTAATTCCTTACTTAAATATATCCACCTTCATGGAAACAATTTGGAACTATTTTTGGAAGAATAAAGATCGCTTTATTCTGACGGTTGCCTTGATTATTAACGAACAAAACTATCTCGAAAGCAGGGTGGTCCAGAATTCGTATTATCAGAACAGTGTAATAAATAAAGTGGAATTTTTACTGCAGGACTTGCTTTCCTTTAACCAAATTCTCTTTCCGAGTGAAAAAACAAATGTATCTGGCTTAACTGTCCATCAATTTGAATCATTAAATAAGCGGATACTAATAGGGAAAAAGCTATATACCATTCTGTTTAAAGAAAAAGAGGTTCTAAAACAATCGGTTGAATGGGCAAACACCCATCCACATACAGGTTCAAGAAAAGATTACTGGCCGCATCTCTTTAATAATGTAAACGAGGGAATTCCTGGATTTGCCTATCAGCTAAGATTAAATTCATGTCAGCTCAGACCTGGAGCGAGAAAAATATATAGTCCGTCATTAGAAAATGCTTGGAAAAATGTAAACCATGAGGATGCAGAAAAAGGAGATTGGTTTATAGATTGGCGCGTGATTGAATATTTCACAGAGAGTAATGAAATGATTAATGGGGAGATAAAAAATGAATACTGTAAAACACTTGAACAACTCGAGCTTGCAGTCCTTGCTAAAAAGGCGATTCACTTTTTGGAATAA
- a CDS encoding CBO0543 family protein, with protein sequence MNTVKHLNNSSLQSLLKRRFTFWNKKYIVPMVLAALLGTILDTFLVCMQLYEFPIRPLPGIFLINIFYSFIGLPIFVFIFLCTISQVNKWGRVGSILFVSLLMAIIEKLAEVLGLFAHSARWEHLYTFLGYLFFLTVISFLHDWFDKGKG encoded by the coding sequence ATGAATACTGTAAAACACTTGAACAACTCGAGCTTGCAGTCCTTGCTAAAAAGGCGATTCACTTTTTGGAATAAAAAATATATTGTCCCAATGGTACTCGCTGCCCTCCTTGGGACCATTTTGGATACATTCCTTGTGTGTATGCAGCTATATGAATTTCCTATAAGACCACTTCCCGGGATTTTTTTAATCAATATTTTCTACTCATTCATTGGGTTGCCCATCTTTGTGTTCATTTTTTTATGCACAATATCGCAGGTAAATAAGTGGGGGAGAGTAGGAAGCATTCTTTTTGTTAGTCTATTGATGGCTATTATTGAAAAATTAGCTGAAGTATTAGGGTTATTCGCCCATTCAGCAAGGTGGGAACACCTTTACACATTTTTGGGTTATTTGTTTTTCTTAACGGTGATTTCTTTCTTACATGATTGGTTCGATAAAGGAAAGGGGTAA
- a CDS encoding peptidylprolyl isomerase has product MAKKGYILMENGEKIEFDLFPNEAPGTVANFEKLANEGFYNDVVFHRVIPGFVSQGGDPTGTGMGGPGYTINCETEGNPHKHVPGSLSMAHAGRNTGGSQFFIVHESQPHLNGVHTVFGQVTSGLETAKAMRNGDKMVEVKVYDEE; this is encoded by the coding sequence ATGGCTAAAAAAGGATACATATTGATGGAAAATGGGGAAAAGATTGAATTTGATTTATTCCCGAACGAAGCTCCTGGCACAGTAGCTAACTTTGAAAAATTAGCAAACGAAGGCTTTTACAATGATGTAGTCTTTCACCGAGTTATTCCTGGTTTCGTAAGTCAGGGAGGAGACCCAACAGGTACTGGTATGGGTGGTCCTGGATACACAATCAACTGTGAAACTGAAGGGAATCCGCACAAGCATGTTCCTGGTTCTTTATCTATGGCTCATGCAGGAAGAAATACAGGTGGTAGCCAGTTCTTTATCGTTCATGAATCTCAACCGCATCTAAATGGTGTTCACACAGTATTTGGTCAAGTGACATCAGGTCTTGAAACAGCAAAGGCAATGAGAAATGGCGACAAAATGGTAGAAGTTAAGGTATATGACGAAGAATAA
- a CDS encoding divergent polysaccharide deacetylase family protein, with the protein MKKFALVLIPAIFLTFHSNARAENKEPPKQFKASIIIDDFGGGTGGVRDFLEGEIPITAAVMPFTENSKLHAEWAHKNGFEVMIHLPMEPKRGKRSWLGPKPITVDLSPKEVRKRVIEATKSVPYAVGLNNHMGSLAVENEEIVRAIVEVAKERKLYIIDSGTSPKSKFPEIAKELGVPLLKRDVFLDDISSSSYVHKQMIRLARVTEFQGKGIAIGHVGVTGKVCSVGVFSSVEEFKKRNIKIVPVSELFSNKLTEQYLVP; encoded by the coding sequence ATGAAAAAGTTTGCTCTAGTTCTTATCCCAGCCATATTTCTGACGTTTCACTCAAATGCCCGAGCGGAAAATAAAGAACCACCGAAACAATTCAAGGCGTCAATTATTATTGACGATTTTGGCGGAGGTACGGGTGGTGTACGGGATTTCTTAGAAGGGGAGATTCCAATAACCGCTGCAGTCATGCCTTTCACTGAAAACTCAAAGCTACATGCCGAATGGGCTCATAAAAATGGTTTTGAAGTGATGATTCATTTACCTATGGAACCGAAAAGAGGAAAAAGGTCTTGGCTTGGTCCCAAGCCGATTACGGTCGATCTTTCACCTAAAGAGGTACGGAAGAGGGTAATAGAGGCGACTAAGAGTGTACCGTATGCAGTAGGTCTCAATAATCATATGGGCTCGCTCGCCGTTGAAAATGAAGAAATCGTCCGTGCCATTGTTGAAGTAGCGAAAGAAAGAAAACTGTATATAATCGATAGCGGTACAAGCCCGAAATCGAAATTTCCAGAGATTGCAAAGGAACTGGGTGTACCACTTCTAAAAAGAGATGTATTTTTAGATGATATTTCTTCATCTTCATATGTTCATAAACAAATGATTCGGTTGGCTAGGGTTACCGAATTCCAAGGTAAAGGCATTGCCATTGGTCACGTTGGGGTAACGGGGAAAGTATGTTCTGTTGGTGTTTTCAGTTCTGTTGAGGAATTTAAAAAACGAAATATAAAAATAGTTCCTGTCTCTGAGTTGTTTTCAAATAAATTAACTGAACAGTATTTAGTACCATGA